The genome window TGAACCACAGGTGTGCTTATTTGCCAAGCTAGCAAAATTTAGAAACCCCTAGTATAAATAAAGAAGAACCACTCAAACGAAACTTGAACATAATTATTGCATGTCCtaaatgtaaaattaaaagGAAATGATTCAAAATCAAGAGTTAACTGACTGCTGAGCTGCGATGCGTTTTAGTGGAGCTggtccaatttttcaaaaccattttCTTTCCTCTTTATGACCCAAAATTCCGAAACCAGTTGAccgatcaaaaaatgttcaactaacaaTTCAATTTCGTAAGTTCCtattttgttcgaaaatccaaataaaaagtataatttttcagcatgaTGACATATATGTTCAGCATGAcgacatatatatatatatatatatataactgCCCTCGAAGAAGGAGTTCAAACTCCCTATTCGATTTTACGCGGGTCTCCTGATCATTCGTGGAGTTCAATAATTTGTACACGAATTAGATGTATTcatttgagctgaaaaacaagtttcaaataatggaccggaaaataataaaaaatgacaaaaaatacagaaaatggGCGGTGTGGAATGGGAATTTAGATTAAAGAGTTTTTGAACTTCCTTTTCCATCAAGGAATTTCTTCTCAGTCTCTTGAAGCTCGGGGACATCAAGCAATGGGACAGAGGAATCAATTGATGATTTAATAACTACGATTTCAGGAGCAGAAGATGAAACACTCCCATTTTCAGTATCATTCGAAGAAGTTGGACTATCATCGGAATTATCGAGCAGCCTTTTTTGATAGATAACCTTATCGTTTCTGGCCTCACGcagctttttctgaaattctttttgaaattaaaacttttccattttGGCATCTAATGTTATCCTTACCTCATAACAATACGAATAAATGCAAAATGAGCAGCACAACGAAACCACCAATACACTGAATCCAATCAGCGCAACAATTGTGCTAATCTCGTATTCTTTCTCGTACGATGGAAGCACAACTGAAGAGAAGGATCTTCGAATTTTCTCcgcattttgaaaagaatcaGTCGTGAAGCTGTATGTGATCGATAAGTTGCTTCGATGGTTAGAAAATACTCCATTTTGGTTATAGTTTGTGAACTGGATTCCTTGCGGGAGATCTGGGCTACTTACAATGAGCTGATCGGAGCAGTCCATCATGATTCCTAAAAAGCGCAAATttcattgaagaaaaaactttataaaatatCCTAGTGTacacttgaaaatttgccgTAGTTCCTGTATTTTTCTCGTTCcaaattttgtcatttcttttggaatatatttaccatattttttcaattagtattgcacccgactacttaactttgaaacgttatatctcggtttattttaaagatatcGATATATtattaactacaaaattatagaaaaagaacaaacaaatattttgttagttggcaatttttgaatagaacaaacaataactgagatataagctgtcaaagttgaacattGGGGTGCggtactaatagaggaaatacagTATATGCTTGAAGTGtagtaacattttttaaaattacctcACTAAATTCAAAAGGACCTAAAAATCTTGCGGATCCTAATTTCAtttgaacgtttttgaaataatcttattttatttattaaaggaaaattttatcactttcaaaaatctctttaggattttggcatatttggattattttgagcatgtttctttttttaaaaaatattttttctctagCAGAGCAGACTTGAATCATTTTCAGACTGTTTTGGTAAAGCATTAGAATGACAtttaataaagaaataaatatgaaaaccCAGCCACCAAttacattttataaatttatttacaaaaatttgaacttgcGCGTTAAATTTGATGTATTTTTTGATTACATAgtttagcttttttttgtaatctaTATAAAACTTACCCTCAAAAGCGTTCTCATCTTCCTCGTGGATCTTCTTGAGAACAATCGTGATGCACGAATTCTCACAAGGAATTGAGTGAATTGTTCCCGAAACACAATCCGTTCCCTTCCACTCATCGACGAATCCCATTGACTGTCCTGCAGAGGAATTCTGCATGACTCGGCGGTGGGTGAGCTGTAATTTTAGATTATTCTAATATCAGCTCCCTCCTCAACTCACAAAGTTCCCAGCAACACATTGAGCACAAACCCGGCTCCATTGCTCCGAATGAACCAAGCCCAAAAGGATGACAAGGCACAATAGCTTTGTCAAAAGCATAGCCTCCTGGAATTTATATTAAACAAAGCAGTAAAAAAAAGGGGtatcgaaacatttttcttataTAGTTTAATATGAAAAGAATTTAATAAGAATCGTTGAGCAATGCGTtattagaatttgaaataagaGGAGAAAGAAAGGACAAGCGAAAACAGATTTGAACTGTttagagaaaagaaaacattggAGGACAGAaatatgaagaagaagaaggagaggAGGTATGACCGGAGGAGGAGACATGTGAACTTGTGCACATGCTGCAATGATAAAAGGAGAGCGGCTGTTGGGTGTTGAAACGAAAATGGGTCCTTGAAAATGATAGTATCCATTTAGTCACTTATGGAAGTAAGACCAGGtaccatcaaaaaatttgaaagcaaaGTATATTGCCGAAATTAAAATCatgattattttttcgaagtataaaatattgattttaaattcgatGAATTTTATGACTCatgattccaatttttagactCCAATTCAATTTTGCTACAGATTCCTGCCTGAATTTATATATTCTACATACTGCCAATTTTTAGTTAGACACATaagtaggcatgtaggcaacCATTTCAGGAGGCATGAGGTAGGCATGAGATAGGTGCATAGGCGggatatttacaaaaaaagaaccTCAATCCTACTTGAAACATCTGAACTGAAAGCAACATGATAGAGACTAGACTTTCGCAGAAGCTGATGGCTGGAATACCATGACGCTCTGTGcaaagatttttcagttttatttccCGTGACTTTCAATGTTAAGTCAGACATGAAGAAAGTTTgcagaaatataattttaaaacactgCATCTCAAGAAATACAAAGATTTGCCAACAACGTTGTGACCGGGAGAAGCGACTGACAATGAAATGAAACGATTGACTCCTGAGCGGAAATAGGCGGAGAAGGAGAATCATATGagtcatcaaaaattgaattctggAATAAAACAACCAATTGTCAAAGTAGAGAAAAGGGGTACAGGTAGTTACcataggcaggtaggtatgGTATGCATGTAGGTATGATTCGCAGGTAGGTATGGTAGGATGGTAGGTATGGTAGGCATGTAGGTGTgataggcaggtaggtatgATTTACATGTAGGAATGGTATtcaggtaggtaggcaggtcgACACTCAGAAATTCGTACCTGCATCATGCCTACCTGCTCACcgtatattttcttttttcaaggTATATTAacactttctcattttcactaatttgttgaaaatgttttaaaatatttcaacagGCGTAGGTAAGTCAGGCGTAGGTATTGTGCTTATTGAAATCCAAATAGATTAGAAATTTTAACGTATCATTCTCGTTCCCACTCTCCAGAGAACACAATCTgtagaataaaaataacaaaatcaGTGAAGGTCAGTCACCTAGTATGACGGAATGTTTGTTTTACACCAAACTCCCAACCAATGTCAGATGCCCGTTGGCCGttttgaaaatgggaaaatgttATTGTTTCGCcacctaaaaaaaatcacattacAACTAACATAAATaatgaaacatcaaaaaagaaaGCTCCAGTTTATTGATGCCACAAAAGAGAACAAAACATTGGGGAGGAATTCGTGAAcgcggaaaaatgaaaaaataggaGATCTTTGGAAGCTTATTGATAGGACGATCATTTTATTTACATAAAAGCTTCTGTAAAATAGGCTAAATTGTAGATCTAAGTCTAATAACTCACAGATCTACGAATTTACATggtcaaaacaaaattcattcaaaacttAACATCACTGGAAAATCATAGAAAGcccttcttttttattttataaaactgtttagcatTATCAAATTTACCGGAAAATACCAAATAATGTATGCTAGCTTGACCGGaagtttatttcaataaaaatcagaaattaaccaaaagctctttttttttcataaattcaaaagtactacaaaatcatatggagtcattcttttttatttcataaaactattcagcatagtcaaaaataccagaaaatgaCAAACAgagtataatagcttgtacggaaatattttttcaaaaattgataaaaatatataaaagctgatttttttcaaaatatcaaaagtatgggaaaatcatatggagtcgtTCTTTTTTATTCCATAAAACTGTTCTGCATAGTCAAATTTACCAGAAAGTACCAAGTAATGTATGCTAGCTTGAccggaagtttattttcaaaaaatcagaatttaaccaaaaactcttttttccaaaaattcaaaagtacgacaaaatcatatggagtgttttttttatttcataaaactattGAGCATGATCAAatttaccagaaaataccaagtAATGTATGCTAGCTTGACCGgaatgttattttaaaaaattcagaattataTTCGCGAATAtgatcatttcaaaaaaaacccaaaaatgttttttttttcaaaatgctacCGAAATTTAGCTTATTTTGGAGTACAAAGGATTGATGGACAATCACGagtcaatttttgatggaTCTTTACGGAGATATATTTAATTCCAAATTGGTTTGCACCCAACGGCAACATAAattacttcaaaaacattattagAACAGGGACGTACATATTTACTGGAGAAGTTATTCCATTGAAGACTGACAGTAATTATCTTCCATTTATCTTCCCATTTGAATCATCTGGAGTCCATAGTTTCCTTcaagtattttatttttgtaatcaTTAGCCGTTTTCTGGCAAACCGGACTAAATCACCACgccagattttgaaaaattcctagagtacagttttttaaaaagaaacatatATAATTTCCCTTTTCCAAACAGATTCAACAAAACGTAACTAAGTAGTCTTGTTCCCCCCATCAAGAAATTACGAACAGATGGCTGGTGCGTCCTCCCCTTCTTCAATTGGGTTTCTCTCGCAGCCTGCGTCTACTTGCTCCTGAGCACTCTCTCCACGGACCCCCATGTGCTTTTGTTCCGTACTTCACAATTGTTGATAAGTTCATTGGATTGTTTTGACttggtttttgaattgttttaaacttctttaaatttttccaatttttccaatttatttaaatGCTTTATTTTGTTActttaatttgaatattaattcAAACgtataaataatatttttttttttttgaaaacacccACAGAATCTAAccttaaaatcttaaaaaccaACCTTATCAAATATACCATCTGTCGTAAAGGACACCTACACAGGTGATGGGTAGCATCAAGTTTAAAAGTATCTAGCTCACTGGATATCAATTATATTAAAAGTTTGTAAACTatcaaattgttaaaaaactaatttgcaaaatttctgtAGTTGACTACTTTTCAGTACCTTGAACCAAGACTCACTTAGATCTGTTTTAACCTGTGTTGTTCTGATAGCAGTCAGGAACAATTAGTTCACCTTTAAGGTCATTTATCTTTTGAGGCATCAaacctatcaaaaatttgccaactaacaaaataattgaattatatttttctatattttatcaataaaaattattttgatagcTCGCACCACTAATTTGTTATGGCGATTTTAAGCAAGacacttttattttgaatttgtctATCTTCTCTGTAATCAagtttttgcaacaaaattttttttcaaattttttttgtaggttTTCCCTATTTTTAAACATGCTTCCCAACATATACAATGCGGAATCCGACAGACTTGGACCAGGCCTCTCACACAGTAATTCTCGTTCTCcgaatttcaataaaacctCAATATACTCAAATCCAACGATGCTCGGCgagttttatcaaaatttgaacttaatGCGATggtaattttcttttcttttttccatagttctctgaaaattctagaattttttattttcagccaacaaGAACTGTGTGACGTGGTTCTCGAGGCGTACCCAATTCAAGGAACATCGTCGGAAGATGGGATGTCCGATGACGTTCATCAGCATATTCACGCTCATCGGGTTATTTTGTCAGCTTCTAGTTCTTATTTTAGGTGGGTTTGCGttcggtctcgacacgacaattttttgttgaattgcgaaaaggtgtgcgcctttgaagattactgtagttttaagcTGTGgattattttgttaaaaaacaattaattttcagaaactttacAGCTACCGTATGCCACaagtattttttcgaatttgcgAAATACTTTTGGTTACGGTAgctgcaaaatttcagtcatctGGAGACCGGGAATTTCGAATCTACAAATTTTTCGGATCTGCCGCGTATTCATTCATTATTCTTCTGTAAAAACTAACGATTAAAGTActgaaaaacgattttttagaaaattttctcgCGACGAGACCCCGCTGAAATAACCCATGCCTCCTTTTTTCCAGAGCAATGTTCACAGGAGGTCTACGAGAGTCCACACAACGAATAATTCCGATAAAAGAAGTGGACGTGGAAGTTTTGTCCCAACTAATCGACTACATGTACACTGGCCGAATGCGAATCGACGAGCAGAATGTTCAGACAATTCTGGCCACTGCAAGCCTGTTACAGCTCACGTGTGTTCGCGACGCGTGTGCAAGATTTATGCTCGAGTTACTAGACATGACGAATTGCGTCGGAATGGCTGAATTCGCAAGGGCTCACGCTTGCCATCAGCTGGCGCATGCTGCTCAGCTGTACACGAGACAGCATTTTGtgtgagaatttttttcaacaaaaaaaaaacggaaaaatctatgcgaaaatgcctgaaaaatgatagaaaataaatattccatGCGTGccagaaaacattttcgtgTATACAAAAGAGTCATGCGCCGTTAACTTTTGactactgtattttttttcatcataaaAATACCGTATGAAAAACTTAAAGGCGCGTGCGTAAATAAGcctgcaaaataaaattaaaaatttctttttttttttccagagaaataATCGACAACGAGGAGCTCCTGAGCCTTGACAAAGACGCGTTTTGTGAGTTGATACAGGATGACAGAATTACAGTACCCAGTGAGAAGCCTGTAATGCAAGCAGTCTTGAATTGGGTGGCTCATGAAGAGCCCAGTCGACGGCCTTTTTTGGCAGAGTGCGTAGAttttactacaaaaatatggtctcgacacgacagtttttgttgaaaagaaatCGGTGTGCGCTTTTggagagtactgtagttttaaactttgacgaaaaactatgaaagttcgaaactacagtaccccttaaAAGCGCAGACTTTTTcgcatttgacaaaaatttgtcgtggcgagaccttgaaacaaaaatcaaatgaataaaaactttcagactAATGTCAAATGTTCGCCTGCCATTGCTGGGTGATGATtatcttttcgaaaaatggagaaatgaCGAGATGATCAAAAGTGATGCGGCTTGTCTAAACGTGATCATCGAAGGAATGCATCAGCTGAAAATCACGAAGCAAGACATTTCCAGCACGGAGCCCCACTATCCGATTCAGGAGCTCAACCGAAAATGGTTCGTCGCCCGTGAACCCATGCCAGAATCCCAGCACATAATGATCGTCGGTGGGCAGGCTCCAAAAGCGATCACCAACGTCGATTTGTTCGATCCTGATAGCCAACTCTGGAGCTCGTGTGCATCCCTTCCACAGAGAAGGTGCCGAAGTGGAGTGAGCATGTGCAATGGTTACGTGTACACCACTGGCGGGTTCAATGGAGCACAGCGGGTGAGATCCGTGGATTTCTATGATCCACGAACCGATACATGGCGTTCCGCGAATCAGATGAGTGCTCGCCGATCCACTCACGGGATAACCACGTGTCAACAGGTG of Caenorhabditis elegans chromosome II contains these proteins:
- the C47D12.5 gene encoding CUB domain-containing protein (Confirmed by transcript evidence) is translated as MLLTKLLCLVILLGLVHSEQWSRVCAQCVAGNFLTHRRVMQNSSAGQSMGFVDEWKGTDCVSGTIHSIPCENSCITIVLKKIHEEDENAFEGIMMDCSDQLIVSSPDLPQGIQFTNYNQNGVFSNHRSNLSITYSFTTDSFQNAEKIRRSFSSVVLPSYEKEYEISTIVALIGFSVLVVSLCCSFCIYSYCYEKKLREARNDKVIYQKRLLDNSDDSPTSSNDTENGSVSSSAPEIVVIKSSIDSSVPLLDVPELQETEKKFLDGKGSSKTL
- the kel-1 gene encoding BTB domain-containing protein (Confirmed by transcript evidence) — protein: MLPNIYNAESDRLGPGLSHSNSRSPNFNKTSIYSNPTMLGEFYQNLNLMRCQQELCDVVLEAYPIQGTSSEDGMSDDVHQHIHAHRVILSASSSYFRAMFTGGLRESTQRIIPIKEVDVEVLSQLIDYMYTGRMRIDEQNVQTILATASLLQLTCVRDACARFMLELLDMTNCVGMAEFARAHACHQLAHAAQLYTRQHFVEIIDNEELLSLDKDAFCELIQDDRITVPSEKPVMQAVLNWVAHEEPSRRPFLAELMSNVRLPLLGDDYLFEKWRNDEMIKSDAACLNVIIEGMHQLKITKQDISSTEPHYPIQELNRKWFVAREPMPESQHIMIVGGQAPKAITNVDLFDPDSQLWSSCASLPQRRCRSGVSMCNGYVYTTGGFNGAQRVRSVDFYDPRTDTWRSANQMSARRSTHGITTCQQVLYAVGGFDGTTGLASAEYFDPHTGNWFPLPSMSTRRSSVGVAAFEEDIYAIGGFDGVSKQCLNTVEIFDRRAHKWRPGPAMLNVRSGAGVTVYDKKIIAVGGHKGAEIHRSAEILIGEEWIELANMAIPRRNTAATALNGLLYAVGGDDGSSNLSTIECIQLSDRSDAQWKIVDAPMSQGRSYAGIALIPKEF